The Fusobacterium sp. JB019 genome has a segment encoding these proteins:
- the panB gene encoding 3-methyl-2-oxobutanoate hydroxymethyltransferase: MNNTVSTFGKAKMEGRKLSMITSYDYSTTKLIDDTEINGILVGDSLGMVCLGYENTLSVTMEDMIHHTKAVARGAKNTLVVADMPFMSYQACVEDAVKNAGRLIKEGGAQVVKLEGGATVCKQIRAIVNASIPVMAHIGLTPQSVNAFGGFKVQGKTEETARKLIEDAKKVEEAGAFAVVLECVPAKLAELITKNVNIPTIGIGCGTGCDGQILVYQDMLGMFSDFKPKFVKHYANVGEMMRTAFSNYAKEVQEGVFPAKEHTFKINEDVISKLY; this comes from the coding sequence ATGAACAATACAGTTTCAACTTTTGGAAAAGCAAAAATGGAAGGTAGAAAACTTAGCATGATTACATCATATGATTATTCTACAACTAAATTAATAGATGATACAGAAATCAATGGTATATTAGTGGGAGATTCTTTAGGAATGGTATGCCTTGGATATGAAAATACATTAAGTGTAACAATGGAAGATATGATTCATCACACAAAGGCTGTTGCAAGGGGAGCTAAAAATACTTTAGTTGTGGCAGATATGCCATTTATGTCTTATCAAGCTTGTGTGGAAGATGCAGTTAAAAATGCAGGAAGATTGATAAAAGAAGGTGGGGCTCAAGTTGTTAAACTAGAAGGTGGAGCTACAGTTTGCAAACAAATAAGAGCAATTGTTAATGCAAGTATTCCTGTAATGGCTCATATAGGATTAACACCTCAATCTGTAAATGCTTTTGGAGGATTTAAAGTTCAAGGAAAAACAGAAGAAACTGCTAGAAAATTAATAGAAGATGCTAAAAAAGTAGAAGAGGCAGGAGCTTTTGCTGTTGTTCTTGAATGTGTTCCAGCAAAACTAGCTGAGTTAATAACTAAAAATGTTAATATTCCAACAATTGGAATAGGTTGCGGTACTGGTTGCGATGGACAAATATTAGTTTATCAAGATATGCTTGGTATGTTTTCAGATTTCAAACCAAAATTTGTTAAGCATTATGCAAATGTAGGAGAAATGATGAGGACTGCTTTTAGTAATTATGCAAAGGAAGTGCAAGAGGGAGTATTCCCAGCAAAGGAACATACTTTCAAAATAAATGAAGATGTAATAAGTAAATTATATTAA
- a CDS encoding LDCC motif putative metal-binding protein, with protein MLQKLKTAFNHFLEKIAAENKKTFGDQKLDCCSLNKEVKRNKKKE; from the coding sequence ATGTTACAAAAACTAAAAACGGCTTTTAACCATTTTTTAGAAAAAATTGCAGCGGAAAACAAGAAAACATTTGGAGATCAAAAATTAGATTGTTGTTCTCTTAATAAGGAAGTAAAAAGAAATAAGAAAAAGGAATAA
- a CDS encoding PH domain-containing protein: MNNNDSFIMELKPIFNKKIIFFRFIPLQIFASFWLGIFFKILEVLIFDNFNIRINNLGLIVGVSVFLLFPFLSNYYLKKVYLKTKYLIYSDRIEYQEGFFNIEIKTILFTKITEINLKINIFQEKNKLGSIYLSIPNFNKKGIFNGLIIKDIKEPNLVYKKILMLMKS; the protein is encoded by the coding sequence ATGAATAATAATGATAGTTTTATTATGGAATTAAAACCGATTTTTAATAAAAAAATAATATTTTTTAGATTTATTCCTTTACAAATATTTGCAAGTTTTTGGTTAGGGATATTTTTTAAAATTTTAGAAGTATTGATATTTGATAATTTTAATATAAGAATAAATAATCTAGGTTTAATTGTAGGTGTTTCTGTGTTTTTATTATTTCCTTTTTTATCTAATTATTATTTAAAAAAAGTTTATCTTAAAACAAAATATTTGATTTATTCTGATAGAATAGAATATCAAGAAGGTTTTTTTAATATTGAAATAAAAACAATATTATTTACAAAAATAACAGAAATAAATTTAAAAATAAACATTTTTCAAGAAAAAAATAAATTAGGAAGTATTTATCTTTCTATTCCAAATTTTAATAAAAAAGGAATTTTTAATGGACTTATAATTAAAGATATTAAAGAACCTAATTTAGTTTATAAAAAAATATTGATGTTAATGAAATCTTAA
- a CDS encoding arsenate reductase ArsC: MKYKVAFICVHNSCRSQMAEGWAKKLGSDMFEVYSAGTEDYKEVKPLAVEVMEEIGVSMKGHRPKLLSEIPSKVDILITMGCNVVCPYIPNKYKVDWGLDDPSGGPIEDFRKTRDLIKLKVEELIRLVKNKEIAL; this comes from the coding sequence ATGAAATACAAAGTTGCATTTATATGTGTTCACAATTCTTGTAGAAGTCAAATGGCAGAAGGGTGGGCAAAAAAATTAGGTAGTGATATGTTTGAAGTTTATTCTGCTGGAACAGAAGATTATAAGGAAGTGAAACCTCTTGCAGTAGAAGTTATGGAAGAGATAGGAGTTAGTATGAAAGGTCATAGACCAAAATTACTTTCAGAAATTCCTTCTAAAGTTGATATATTAATAACAATGGGATGTAATGTTGTATGTCCATATATTCCAAATAAATATAAGGTGGATTGGGGACTTGATGATCCTTCAGGAGGCCCAATAGAAGATTTTAGGAAAACAAGAGATCTTATAAAGCTAAAAGTAGAAGAATTAATAAGGCTAGTTAAAAACAAAGAAATAGCCCTTTAA
- a CDS encoding putative quinol monooxygenase, producing the protein MIKVIAKNFTKKNKIDETIELCKELADATRKEKGCIKYELYQDEKDSSILTFIEEWENKEDLERHLKSEHFTRIVPKLSQLRTKEGEINIYNKII; encoded by the coding sequence ATGATAAAAGTTATTGCAAAAAATTTTACTAAAAAAAATAAAATTGATGAAACTATAGAACTTTGTAAAGAATTAGCTGATGCTACGAGAAAAGAAAAAGGTTGTATAAAATATGAGTTATATCAAGATGAAAAAGACTCTAGTATATTAACCTTTATAGAAGAGTGGGAAAATAAAGAAGATTTAGAGAGACATTTAAAATCAGAACATTTCACTAGAATAGTTCCTAAGTTGTCACAATTAAGGACTAAAGAAGGAGAAATAAATATATACAACAAGATCATTTAA
- a CDS encoding nitroreductase family protein yields the protein MEAIFNRRSVRKYKDQVVEKDKIIELLKAAMQAPSAGNQQPWEFIVVQEKHTLKELSLASPFAKFVEDAPLAIVLLSDEERLKYPQNWQQDMGAAAENILLEATDLGLGGVWLGVAPFEDREENIKNLFQLNDNLRPYCVIALGYPAEGLGNKFIDRYDESRVHFEKI from the coding sequence ATGGAAGCTATATTTAATAGAAGGAGTGTAAGAAAATATAAGGATCAAGTAGTAGAAAAGGATAAAATTATTGAGCTTTTAAAAGCAGCTATGCAAGCTCCGTCAGCAGGGAATCAACAACCATGGGAGTTTATAGTTGTTCAAGAAAAACATACTTTGAAAGAACTTTCTTTAGCGAGTCCTTTTGCAAAATTTGTTGAAGATGCACCTTTAGCAATAGTTTTATTATCAGATGAGGAAAGATTAAAATATCCTCAAAATTGGCAACAAGATATGGGAGCCGCAGCTGAAAATATTTTGTTGGAAGCTACAGATTTAGGATTAGGAGGAGTTTGGCTTGGAGTAGCACCTTTTGAAGATAGAGAAGAAAATATTAAAAATCTATTCCAACTAAATGATAATTTAAGACCTTATTGTGTGATTGCTTTAGGCTATCCAGCAGAAGGATTAGGAAATAAATTTATTGATAGATATGATGAATCAAGAGTACATTTTGAAAAAATTTAA
- the brxL gene encoding BREX system Lon protease-like protein BrxL, whose translation MELWESKLKENFGSAVVDKQKALNNEVQSLPRYVSEYLLGFFCEDEIEESGLKSMQSYIAEHRVESKEREKAKFRLQDESSFKLIDKFKVKINLKKNKQNTQMEIPSMGINDAEVTSELLKDYPRLMIDGLWGMGEVLYNYDSGQVILKAFKPFQLPDIDVDEFVDARSNFSTDEWINAMISTIGLNCSNYSRREKFILLSRLLPMVENNLFMMEFGHPGTGKTYAYENISSYSRVISGSQVSVPQLFYNLNTRQDGLLVQYDVLLFDEIDKISNKGLGDEVNGKLYQYLESGKFDRGSVEKSSECGMMMVGNLPSGEFNKQDLLSNLLHESNTHTAFLDRLAGIVPGWELDSIKDPKFAFTKNYGFAADYFSEILHKIRRKSYPFVMNRLNIEGASIRDKRAIEKIVSGLIKLAYPNGELTDSELQEITEIAVEYRQFVNDQNFKINRDLTFNKHLKFNLQY comes from the coding sequence ATGGAGCTTTGGGAAAGCAAGTTAAAAGAAAATTTTGGAAGTGCTGTTGTTGATAAACAAAAAGCATTAAATAATGAAGTACAAAGTCTTCCAAGATATGTTTCAGAATATCTTTTAGGATTTTTTTGTGAAGATGAGATAGAAGAAAGTGGATTAAAATCTATGCAATCATATATAGCAGAGCATAGAGTAGAGAGTAAAGAAAGGGAAAAAGCAAAATTTAGATTACAAGATGAAAGTAGTTTTAAATTGATTGATAAATTTAAAGTTAAAATTAATTTAAAAAAGAATAAACAGAATACTCAAATGGAAATCCCAAGTATGGGAATAAATGATGCAGAAGTTACTTCTGAGTTATTAAAAGATTATCCTAGACTTATGATTGATGGATTATGGGGAATGGGAGAAGTTTTATATAATTATGATTCTGGACAAGTTATTTTAAAAGCATTTAAACCTTTTCAACTTCCAGATATAGATGTAGATGAATTTGTAGATGCAAGATCAAATTTTTCTACAGACGAATGGATAAATGCAATGATAAGTACAATAGGTTTGAATTGTTCTAACTATAGTAGAAGAGAAAAATTTATACTTTTATCAAGGCTTTTACCAATGGTTGAAAATAATTTATTTATGATGGAATTTGGTCATCCAGGAACAGGGAAAACTTATGCTTATGAAAATATTTCTTCTTACTCTAGAGTTATTTCAGGAAGCCAGGTTAGTGTACCACAACTGTTTTATAATTTAAATACAAGGCAAGATGGTTTATTAGTACAATATGATGTTCTTCTTTTTGATGAAATAGATAAAATAAGTAATAAAGGTCTTGGTGATGAAGTAAATGGGAAACTTTATCAATATTTAGAGTCTGGAAAATTTGATAGAGGGAGTGTTGAAAAAAGTAGTGAGTGTGGAATGATGATGGTTGGAAACCTTCCAAGCGGAGAATTCAATAAGCAAGATCTTTTATCAAATTTATTACATGAAAGTAATACGCATACAGCATTTTTAGATAGATTAGCTGGAATAGTTCCTGGATGGGAATTAGATAGTATTAAAGATCCTAAATTTGCATTTACTAAAAATTATGGATTTGCAGCAGATTATTTTAGTGAAATTTTACATAAAATTAGAAGAAAAAGTTATCCATTTGTTATGAATAGACTTAATATTGAAGGAGCATCTATAAGAGATAAAAGAGCTATTGAAAAAATAGTTAGCGGATTAATAAAATTAGCATATCCTAATGGAGAACTAACAGATTCTGAATTGCAAGAAATAACAGAAATTGCAGTAGAATATAGACAATTTGTAAATGATCAAAATTTTAAAATAAATAGAGATTTGACTTTTAATAAGCATTTAAAATTTAATCTTCAATATTAA
- a CDS encoding PglZ domain-containing protein — protein sequence MRTIIHLIKDSGINYQVKGIGIEVKDLYSYLEARKLYERYKNRDEAMEIVIKKESLFNFFLDLEEDTRVVVEKKSPKVKLEITIDEMKSLGITNFEKFYDLSQGNKNFDRDLIRYHFQEEKNIFKLLNVLENISFSNSELLVNFKNIYLKNYPEEMQKLFLKHPTIFKEKLLEGYIFSKYFEINYRIFGIWDEVEESYKFYKKNEELNNAFLEALEDINFEKIEKKLEENYKKLPLFINYNENEYLNGVSGYLNFEKTFFIAKFLENFNENLDIENKKISYEKFLEKFPEEILIKRLLERVEAIQNIDINFEMENIKDLQNWKKFFKKEYIILNNDLSDDKTEKIIKDCEKKYKIELNNIRINIQKKWLNIDEKFQNYFLNNYNQLMSSEIKEGLSYKLEEIKKILLKGKKVFIVFVDCLRYDVWASYKEEFNKLDYFVQKDDLILSMIPTVTNHCKKILFSGKKYNDINENMSYADEIKEFFMKYKVNYISKFEDIDENSDINIYEILEMDENIHKSKDLTIEYLKSILHHRMKPVLEYIKEKDTDVVVCTDHGCVAINSENTKNIEFRNFIKEKNLEIENHGRYIRISGLYFDEKIYNVLIESLQKSDLYHVISRDKLNNYYLKETIRNKEVYCYLMYKGKYAPIRSGECTHGGIAMEEVMIPFAVLSKNIKEYKPIKLETKKLKVTANEKDEIILLLINENEIDSLEVSLAYNGASEVFNNIEGNKQIVIPLTIKQIGKIPEKVVIEMKVYGKTQKAELNIDIESLESRKSKISKKLKKSRSLL from the coding sequence GTGAGGACAATAATACATTTAATAAAAGATAGTGGAATTAATTATCAAGTAAAGGGAATAGGGATAGAAGTGAAAGATCTCTATTCCTACTTAGAAGCTAGAAAATTATATGAAAGATATAAAAATAGAGATGAAGCTATGGAAATAGTGATAAAAAAGGAAAGCTTATTTAATTTTTTTCTTGATTTAGAAGAAGATACTAGAGTAGTTGTAGAAAAAAAATCTCCTAAGGTAAAATTAGAAATTACTATAGATGAAATGAAAAGTTTAGGAATAACTAATTTTGAAAAATTTTATGATTTAAGTCAAGGAAATAAAAATTTTGATAGAGATTTAATTAGATATCATTTTCAAGAAGAAAAAAATATATTTAAGTTGTTAAATGTTTTAGAAAATATTTCATTTTCTAATTCAGAATTATTAGTAAATTTCAAAAATATTTATCTTAAAAATTATCCTGAAGAAATGCAAAAATTATTTTTAAAACATCCAACAATATTTAAAGAAAAATTATTAGAAGGTTATATTTTTTCAAAATATTTTGAAATTAATTATAGAATATTTGGGATTTGGGATGAAGTTGAAGAAAGTTATAAATTTTATAAAAAAAATGAAGAATTAAATAATGCATTTTTGGAAGCATTAGAAGATATTAATTTTGAAAAAATTGAAAAAAAATTAGAAGAAAACTATAAAAAATTACCTTTATTTATAAATTATAATGAAAATGAGTATTTAAATGGAGTGTCTGGCTACTTAAATTTTGAGAAAACATTTTTTATAGCTAAATTTTTAGAAAACTTTAATGAAAACTTGGATATTGAAAATAAAAAAATAAGTTATGAAAAGTTTTTAGAAAAGTTTCCAGAAGAAATTTTAATAAAAAGACTATTAGAAAGAGTAGAAGCCATTCAAAATATAGATATCAATTTTGAAATGGAAAATATTAAAGATTTACAAAATTGGAAAAAATTCTTTAAAAAAGAATATATTATTTTAAATAATGATTTAAGTGATGATAAAACTGAAAAGATAATAAAAGATTGTGAAAAAAAATATAAAATTGAATTAAATAATATTAGAATAAATATTCAGAAAAAATGGTTAAATATCGATGAGAAATTTCAAAATTATTTTTTAAACAATTATAATCAATTAATGAGCTCTGAAATTAAAGAAGGGTTGAGTTATAAATTAGAAGAAATAAAGAAAATATTATTAAAAGGTAAAAAAGTTTTTATAGTTTTTGTAGATTGCTTAAGATATGATGTATGGGCAAGTTACAAAGAAGAATTTAATAAATTAGATTATTTTGTTCAAAAGGATGATTTAATTTTAAGTATGATTCCAACAGTTACTAATCATTGTAAAAAAATATTATTTTCAGGTAAAAAATATAATGATATAAATGAAAATATGTCTTATGCAGATGAAATTAAAGAATTTTTTATGAAATATAAAGTAAATTATATTTCAAAATTTGAAGATATAGATGAAAACTCAGATATAAATATATATGAAATTTTAGAAATGGACGAAAATATTCATAAGTCTAAAGATCTAACAATAGAATATTTAAAAAGTATACTTCATCATAGAATGAAACCAGTGTTAGAATATATAAAAGAGAAAGATACTGATGTTGTAGTTTGTACTGATCATGGATGTGTAGCTATAAATAGTGAAAATACAAAAAATATTGAATTTAGAAATTTTATAAAAGAAAAAAATTTAGAGATAGAAAATCATGGAAGATATATAAGAATATCGGGATTATATTTTGATGAAAAAATTTATAATGTTTTAATTGAAAGCTTACAAAAAAGTGATTTGTATCATGTTATTTCAAGAGATAAGTTAAATAATTATTACTTAAAAGAAACTATTAGAAATAAAGAGGTATATTGTTATTTGATGTACAAAGGAAAATATGCTCCTATTAGAAGCGGAGAATGTACTCACGGTGGAATAGCAATGGAAGAAGTAATGATTCCTTTTGCTGTATTGAGCAAAAATATAAAAGAATATAAACCAATAAAATTAGAAACTAAAAAATTAAAAGTTACAGCTAATGAAAAAGATGAAATAATACTTCTTCTTATAAATGAAAATGAAATAGATAGCTTGGAAGTATCTTTAGCTTATAATGGAGCAAGTGAAGTTTTTAATAATATTGAAGGAAATAAACAGATAGTTATTCCTTTAACTATAAAGCAAATAGGAAAAATTCCTGAAAAAGTAGTGATAGAAATGAAGGTGTATGGTAAAACCCAGAAAGCAGAATTAAATATAGATATAGAATCTTTAGAATCTAGAAAATCTAAAATATCTAAAAAATTAAAAAAAAGCAGAAGTTTATTGTAG
- a CDS encoding DUF6079 family protein, with the protein MLIKELINLKSFDPVINLKWAGNINEQERLLANYIMTEDLAEIFVDILESITMVRSSTRRAKLQDINPSMKRAHILSGQYGTGKSYFLLMLSVVLEMKNSRLADELISRFNNFPELQYQLNLIRKDKKYFLVRINGENENEKDFKDVIQSEVTRALEEKFEDISLSSVYKETMENFDRVVRANRNKIEDFLLMKDYTIRDVEANLFHHKREGISQFEEIAKEVLGFLPKIELDKLEDFLKDANDVLKEQGYDELIIIFDEFSAYISASMENNRLNKDLGQIQNIAQLTSKSTNIDVSFIASTHTDIVQMVGKYDSSKKDMLDKVFGRFGGHVLSFNQGEELLKSTIEIKDKLEIEDLFYKYSNFVHEAEDKFNRKLMDFYPLHPATAAFLEPISNQYAQKTRTTFTFLEEVIRRKFYNEPVEKNGKINLITLSDLYDYFEKEIEQGNKNLVKEFNQIYNEVREDEDLINYAKALVLAYSNSLVKSNNKTEFTASDFATLYQKSNEEEVERKLGPVASVNHINIQKINGKYRMFVNTSGINIEMLLNKEKEIINPNFIRDKILEKAEDRIFIKKHYNLNYSIGLYPMDRKLNGEIFTVSALRKMGKRAIVESSKQEMEVDGKIFFVIPNFEEEYNQNNIIDDYKIAMNDLEANVCLAMPKEIVFNKEELIEYGALLNLENNNENIAKNEDIKKLVVQRRRKLEDKIRNKYLRKFSNLRNFTFIFSKGKIRDDLRQDIALYKELLYNFYSKFPHEIKVENFNTRSPLNGLIKIFLDGNADISKKDRTSEEAKNVYATLKPLDLISVTEKVDMESVEFKVPNENNSSLSKEIMNIVESKEEEISIAEKYKILESSPYGLNVPLIDLYFFISNKLGRTYIVNKATGRPLPLERENTKKLSSKAQDYEMKKNEIIYVPEKVVSVWKALGRINGIKSEAKKVKADSRNDFNVELTLSKEMVDIYKIISKKEIQLSSYGIKTGKLKTLSNKLNSIQKQRDNKQKFKELEELPYLFRNTTYEENIEELKSTILKYNKLKDNRIYFVKDILSNLDYKIENLEGYESFKSTLKDIKDSFENYKNDYLNLELLEDLGIKSEGLKENYYREFKKIHDSYYEEYESLKIKLEREEKGKIEAIKYFEDVKFGNVASIKPFLEELDSFEKCSCKEENGEMRCMCKINSLGKASTELKELEEKFSKKKAHISGIFQRYQSSLKDIQTSFQNNDDFFDLMINMRQIESGNYEHVDNLKEKIVSIKESLNNYLEDKKESFGKSIEIDKMRKELNENLMILGKKEITLNEFNDKIYQLLERYKNEGYEGIKIFCE; encoded by the coding sequence ATGCTGATTAAAGAATTAATAAATTTAAAAAGTTTTGATCCTGTAATAAATTTAAAATGGGCAGGAAATATAAATGAGCAAGAAAGATTGTTAGCAAATTATATAATGACAGAGGATTTAGCAGAAATTTTTGTGGATATTTTAGAAAGTATTACTATGGTAAGAAGTAGTACTAGAAGAGCAAAACTGCAAGATATAAATCCATCTATGAAAAGAGCACATATATTATCAGGACAATATGGTACTGGGAAATCTTATTTTTTATTGATGTTAAGTGTTGTTTTAGAAATGAAAAATAGTCGTTTAGCAGATGAATTAATTTCTAGATTTAATAATTTTCCAGAATTACAATATCAACTAAATTTAATAAGAAAAGATAAGAAATATTTTCTTGTTCGTATAAACGGAGAAAATGAAAATGAAAAAGATTTTAAAGATGTAATACAATCAGAAGTAACAAGAGCATTGGAAGAAAAATTTGAAGATATTTCTTTGTCTAGTGTATATAAAGAAACAATGGAAAATTTTGATAGAGTAGTTAGAGCTAATAGAAATAAGATAGAAGATTTTTTATTAATGAAAGATTATACAATTAGAGATGTAGAAGCCAATTTATTTCATCATAAGAGAGAGGGAATAAGTCAATTTGAAGAAATTGCTAAAGAAGTACTTGGCTTTTTACCAAAGATAGAACTAGATAAGCTAGAAGATTTTTTAAAAGATGCTAATGATGTTTTAAAGGAACAAGGTTATGATGAATTAATTATTATTTTTGATGAATTTTCAGCTTATATAAGTGCATCAATGGAAAATAATAGATTAAATAAAGACTTAGGTCAAATTCAAAATATAGCACAGTTAACATCTAAATCTACTAATATTGATGTTTCCTTTATTGCCTCTACACATACAGACATAGTTCAAATGGTAGGGAAATATGATAGCAGTAAAAAAGATATGTTAGATAAAGTTTTTGGAAGATTTGGAGGGCATGTTCTTAGTTTTAATCAAGGAGAAGAGTTATTAAAAAGTACTATTGAAATAAAAGATAAACTAGAAATAGAAGATTTATTTTATAAATATAGTAATTTTGTGCATGAAGCGGAAGATAAATTCAATAGAAAATTAATGGATTTTTATCCTTTGCATCCTGCAACAGCAGCTTTCTTAGAGCCAATAAGTAACCAATATGCTCAAAAAACAAGAACAACATTTACTTTTTTAGAAGAAGTTATTAGAAGAAAATTCTATAATGAACCTGTTGAGAAAAATGGGAAAATAAATTTAATAACATTAAGTGATCTTTATGATTATTTTGAAAAAGAAATAGAACAAGGAAACAAAAATTTAGTGAAAGAATTTAACCAAATATATAATGAAGTAAGAGAAGATGAGGACTTAATAAATTATGCTAAGGCTTTAGTATTAGCTTATTCAAACTCTTTAGTAAAAAGTAATAATAAAACTGAGTTTACTGCAAGTGATTTTGCAACTTTATATCAAAAATCAAATGAAGAAGAAGTTGAGAGAAAATTAGGTCCAGTAGCTTCAGTAAATCATATAAATATTCAAAAAATTAATGGTAAGTATAGAATGTTTGTGAATACTAGTGGAATAAATATAGAAATGTTATTAAATAAAGAAAAAGAAATAATAAATCCTAATTTTATAAGGGATAAAATATTAGAGAAAGCAGAAGATAGAATATTTATAAAGAAGCATTATAATTTAAATTATAGTATTGGATTATATCCTATGGATAGAAAACTAAATGGAGAAATATTTACAGTGAGTGCTTTAAGAAAAATGGGTAAGAGAGCCATTGTAGAATCATCGAAACAAGAAATGGAAGTAGATGGAAAAATATTTTTTGTAATTCCTAATTTTGAAGAAGAATATAATCAAAATAATATAATTGATGATTACAAAATAGCAATGAATGATTTAGAAGCTAATGTTTGTTTAGCAATGCCGAAAGAAATTGTTTTTAATAAAGAAGAATTAATTGAATATGGTGCATTATTAAATTTAGAAAATAATAATGAAAACATTGCTAAGAATGAAGATATAAAGAAATTAGTTGTTCAAAGAAGAAGAAAATTAGAAGATAAAATTAGAAATAAGTATTTAAGAAAATTTTCAAATTTAAGAAACTTTACATTTATATTTTCTAAAGGAAAAATAAGAGATGATTTAAGGCAAGATATAGCATTATATAAAGAATTATTGTATAACTTCTATAGTAAATTTCCTCATGAAATAAAAGTTGAAAACTTTAATACAAGAAGTCCGTTGAATGGATTAATTAAAATATTCTTAGATGGTAATGCAGATATTTCAAAGAAAGATAGAACTTCAGAAGAAGCTAAAAATGTATATGCTACTTTAAAACCTTTAGATTTAATAAGTGTTACAGAAAAAGTAGATATGGAAAGTGTTGAGTTTAAAGTTCCTAATGAAAATAATAGTTCTTTATCAAAAGAAATAATGAATATAGTTGAATCAAAAGAAGAAGAGATTAGTATTGCTGAAAAATATAAAATATTAGAATCATCACCTTATGGTTTGAATGTACCTTTAATAGATCTTTATTTCTTTATTTCAAATAAACTAGGAAGAACCTATATAGTTAATAAAGCTACCGGAAGACCACTTCCACTAGAAAGAGAAAACACAAAAAAATTAAGTTCAAAAGCTCAAGATTATGAAATGAAAAAAAATGAAATAATTTATGTTCCTGAAAAAGTGGTATCTGTTTGGAAAGCATTAGGAAGAATAAATGGAATTAAAAGTGAAGCTAAAAAGGTAAAAGCAGATTCAAGGAATGACTTTAATGTAGAATTAACATTATCAAAAGAAATGGTAGACATTTACAAAATAATTTCTAAAAAAGAAATTCAATTAAGTAGTTATGGGATTAAAACAGGAAAGTTAAAAACTTTATCAAATAAGTTAAATTCTATTCAAAAACAACGTGATAATAAACAAAAGTTTAAGGAACTAGAAGAATTACCTTATTTATTTAGAAATACAACATATGAAGAAAATATAGAAGAATTAAAAAGTACAATTCTTAAATATAATAAATTAAAAGATAATAGAATATATTTTGTGAAAGATATTTTAAGTAACTTAGATTATAAAATAGAAAATTTAGAAGGATATGAATCTTTTAAATCTACTTTAAAAGATATAAAAGATAGTTTTGAAAATTATAAAAATGATTATTTAAATTTGGAGCTTTTAGAAGACTTAGGAATTAAATCTGAAGGTTTAAAGGAAAATTATTATAGAGAATTTAAAAAAATTCATGATAGTTATTATGAAGAGTATGAAAGTTTAAAAATAAAGTTAGAAAGAGAAGAAAAAGGTAAAATAGAGGCAATTAAGTACTTTGAGGATGTTAAATTTGGAAATGTAGCATCAATAAAACCATTTTTAGAAGAATTAGATAGTTTTGAAAAATGTTCTTGTAAAGAAGAAAATGGAGAAATGAGATGTATGTGTAAAATAAATTCTTTGGGAAAAGCTAGCACTGAATTAAAAGAGTTAGAAGAAAAATTTAGCAAGAAAAAGGCTCATATTAGTGGGATATTCCAAAGATATCAAAGTTCTTTAAAAGATATCCAAACTTCTTTTCAAAATAATGATGATTTCTTTGATTTAATGATAAATATGAGACAGATAGAATCAGGAAATTATGAACATGTTGATAATTTAAAAGAGAAAATTGTTTCTATAAAAGAATCATTAAATAATTATTTGGAAGATAAAAAAGAATCATTTGGAAAAAGTATTGAAATAGATAAAATGAGAAAAGAATTAAATGAAAACTTAATGATTCTTGGAAAAAAAGAGATAACATTAAATGAGTTTAATGATAAAATATACCAACTTTTAGAAAGATATAAAAATGAAGGCTATGAAGGAATAAAAATATTTTGTGAGTAG